The sequence tcctgcctaagggcaggttattcctactcccaaacccaacgggagcgtcgtattcgtctcccacttcctccgagggctaggcttcggtcttcatccctttgttagagggctcatgttctattatgggctagattttcatgatctagccccatattccttccttcacatctcgacgttcatcgttgtgtgtgaggccttcctccgcattaccccacactttggcctatggctcaagaccttcaatgtgaagccgaagatgatcgacgggcgacacgcggagtgtggAGGCACTATAATAAGCAAGGTGtcgacgctccatggccaaagggctcTTTCCCGGAAGTTtctgacctatggcaacgggagtggttttacatcaccgtgCCTCGAGGGAGTAAGTGGGCGGCCGCTCCGGCCTTCCGCTCTGCCCCTCCGCCAcaacttgcatcatgggtcaacaaggggctagactggggatcagTAAATGACGTGTCGatattgcaaagccgcattcgggatctcctcaagagggatattAATCTCGTTAAAGTAATTCGAGcaatgctagtccgccgggtcctgccatgccaacgtcgatctctccgcatGTGGAAGTTCAACCCGAAAGGACCgtgaaccattcagcacttcttcggtgtgacgcttgaagggatgtatcgattattcttcggatcacgaataaagtgtccggacacaacagaggatgcgggtctcaactgcaatcgtccagatacccaagtaagtaactccgcgaccgaacatgttgtcattatatttgtcacaacattattctgaaaaaccaCCCTCGGcgaggactggataagaaaggcagagaggatcaggtgttcggcccctcttcccaaagattcgccggatcctgtactgaccaggatgctggctcgcgcaccttatcaagtgccatcaggggaggaCAAGGAGAAGAATGAGGAAGCCAAAAGCGGACTTCATACTGGAGGTACGTTACGCATCCTAACCGGGGAAATTAGTACTCTTGTGTCGAAGGGTGAACGGGCAGGAGATTCTATTATCCcttctccccacgggaagaaaaggaccaCCCCTGATGATTTGTAAGCAGAGGTCTCCAAATGAGGGAAGAAATCTTCATCGGGGGGCCCTGCCTTGGAGGGCAACCTTACCGCACagcgcccacaagggggccagccgtCAACCGagtcgtaagtgaacaaaggtactTTAGTAAGCATGCTCTGTTCTTTTCTTGAGAATAacaaccgagacatatgttttgcagtttagctcatagcctccctcaacaaagttcgtcttcggtggatcttcttccggagatgatggagagcgaaacgcctcctcctacttctccgcctcatgaggcggacgaccctgaggtgtcatcccggaggatctctcccgatccgcaAAGACCAGAAGGAAACTCTTCGGTCGTCTGAAGTATGGGGTTTTCagctcctagagagaccaacagAAAAAGCCCCGGATTGTCCGATGTGCAACCGGACACATTGACGGGTCTTCtgcagcaagcggctatctcagaggcacattgtaccttaatgggtatggtggttgagaggatttcatacacaaaaagcgggttgaatgaagcttttacgagcctgctaagaggctttgaggtacgcaaagtgatatatatattttttaatgtACCGCACACGCAAGGTGtactctgtatagatagtagcccctgagactctggttgccatccggacgaggcgagcagaggatcatagtctctgGTAATGATGGTGCCAATTTTGTCTGCAGGCGGCTGTAGATCCcgcggctgaccggactgctgaatttACCGAACTGAGGGGgaaacttgacgtggcggatgcggacatcacgcttgtgaacaagcggcttgacgaggcacatggtatgtatatTTGAGTGATCAGCAaatattaataagagcatgatgctaagatttataatatgctttgacttcagatggagctgccgccgtggagacccttcgggcagaacttgcctgggccaaggagcaagccaggagaagtgatgcggccgccatGAAGACAGCCGAAGAATTAAaatccgaacaggctgctcatcgccaaagtgaggataaaatagccaacatggctattGAGCTACAAAATGCCGCCCGCCGACTCAAAAGGGAAAACCAAACGAAAACAGCTGACCTAGAGAAGGCCTTGCAAGCAacaaaggaaactcgctctgaaatcagagtggcacgggaggagcttcggcaagccggtgatatcgtggctgggaagccctttttattgcgaacgaagttcggcgatccgaaatatgcccctcttgatcaattatggagttATGTAGATGTatacttggatttagcaaagagtgttgctgatgcgacaCAGTATTTCAAAGATCgagaagatcatgaggtggaaagattgttctggtcgcagttcagtgctccaaagcattcactgctgttgaatgagcaaatggccgaatgggccgagctccataggttatccggacttgccatgaaggccgTCGTGGACCACCTGTGGCCGAAGGAgccaagtccggatagttattgTAGTTTGGTGCAATGTTTTATTCGTGATGTGCCACATATCGACGCTatcaagaggtcggcgtgcatagagggtgcgcggatggcccttgcccgtgttaagacatattgggcgaagatgaaggccaccgatattgcaaccaggggtccgccagggggccaggactcgcccgagcactattttgaagaattcttagagggtgcccgtttaatagaggctcagtcctcaaagaataccatgttccagtgacatgtatcttaattgtaaaaacaatgcttgtgataataaaggctatatttatacttttgtccataaagtattgtagtgcctcctgtgcggccgtttatgtatatatgtatataacctgaaagtttgcagtcggcagcttcagcccccacgcatataatgtcggggtgttcggcaaagcgcgtaatcacacttgatccaacgtcttggtccgttaaggaggtggtagcgcggcgaacaaggcaatcggactatatagctttaacactttcacttagccataggagtttgacggtggggctactatatagcccctagtatgtctgcgctcatccgaatacggtgcgtgtacatacgtgaccgggaaactggtccttcgttaatgcggaggaatcatgaagattccgctgggtcatcgagtggttgaccagtctctcgctttatcatgacagtcggttttcggctttctctactgaggtgctcatccagatgaaccagggcacaatcgcagtagttctcccggtgccaccttagctaatagagcggaacgtaaggtagcaaaacacgggagccagaaaaaccaaactattgaccaaagacatgattcggagctgatgcatataaggccaaactcgcgacgccgaacactcccgaaggtatttggactttacaacatatactgggctgagtaccgCCCTCGATAATGATCCCTGAATTTCCGGGTACGTGCATTAATCCGGCGTGACGAAAGAGCGGTTGTGGTGAGGGCATAAATCCCAAAAACACATTGGATGCTGCCCTTGTAACGTCTATTTTAGATCGACGAATCATAAGCTTGCCAACAATGCCAGTTTCCCTCTTGGTTATTTGAAGTGCCCGGAGGGTGTgaggcaacaagagacaataaaaaaaggtttacacagggtcttaatctaaaaactaaccttgaatggggccctgctgcacgtctgcgcctttttctccgttgtgccgtatccttgaagggtgtagcacgatagtcatctataaagaaaaaggaaaagcctaggtgaaagaatctggtgtgaccgtgtgaaaagttggttattcttaatgaaccattagaGTTAAATCTATTGAGTAATAATAGGGTCAAGCCAAGCTATGGACccttttacatgcgggcagcccctagcaccacatatgggggcatagccattaatcaagctcaggtttatctgggctgctacaactagtggtgcgccgaacacgtctagccgtgtccgtggtctcaaTGATCGATTAGTTACTTGGGTTGGAGAGGtcgttcagtggttcggctgctagagccgccacatattcttccgcacgcagggaacgctctgtatttctgctaattgtgatgacgccatgtcgaccgggcatcttaagtttaagataagcgtaatgcggtactgcattgaaacgagcgaaggtcgttcttccgagtagtgcattgTAGCCGCTTCTGAATGGAGCGATGTCAAAGATTAGTTCTtctcttcggaagttgtcgggagaaccgaatacagcTTCTAATGTTAGAgcgcccgtgcagcgggcctctacccctggtattactcctttaaaggtagtactgctttagctgattcttgacgggtctatctccatcttgtggacagtgtcctgatatatcagattaagactactgccgtcgtccatgaggactcgggtgagatggtatccatcaattattgggtcgcgcaccaaggcagccgaacctccatgccggatattagtcagatgatccctgcgatcgaaagtgatcgggcaggctgaccatgggttgaatttgggggcgacgggctctacagcgtatacgtctcgaaGTGCGCAtttgcgcttcctctttggtatgtgggttgcgtaaatcatgttcactgttttgacctctggtggaaattttttctgtcccccagtgttcagctggcgaggttcatcctcgtcttcactttgcggctccctccccttgtgttcggcgtttagcttgtcggcctgcttgaagacccagcattctctgttagtgtgattcGCAGATttctcaggggtgccatgaatctaacatgatctgtctagaattttatttagtctggacagtccatctctgctacccttaaatggctttttccgttgaccgggtagagagcccctgaatccggcgtttaccgtcgtgttttctgggttgtcttcattatttcgacgcttgtttttattgcgtcgcggcttcccattgccatccctgattccGGATGTGCCTGGATtgctggtgccgctgcgggccaaccaactgccctcgcccatgcaaaagcgggtcataagagttgttagggctgccattgtcctcggcttttcctggccgaggtgtctaacGAGTCATTCGTcctggacactgtgtttgaaagctgctaaggcttcggcatccggacagtcgacgatttggttcctcttggtgagaaatctgttccaaagcttacgggctgactctccgggttctTGAATAAtgtgactcaaatcgtctgcatccggaggtcggacatatgtcccttgaaaattagccctgaaagcgtcctcaattcctcccaacttccaattgaattttggggaggcttttcaactagtgtcgagctggtcctttcaacttgaggggcaggtatttgatggcgtggagatcatctccgcgagccatatggatgtgaagaataaagtcctcaatccagactgcagGGTTTGTCATTCCgccgtatgcctcgatgtttacgggtttaaatccctctagaaattcatgatccagcacctcatcggtgaagcacatggggtgtgcggcgcccctgtatttggatgtgtcgtggcgTGGGTCCGATTGCtatagtgttcggtgttgattctgaGCTGGTAGTTGATCAGTATAGACGGTTTGGTGGCCGTGACCTTGCGTAGGAACacgtttcctagatccatagatggacctggccataccagctcttttgtccaggtgctcacgtagatcatgtgctgacttgtgtgcggcgtcattAGCCGCTCTATCTCGGCCACAGGGTGGTCGGTCCAGCAGATCGGCCGTATTGTTTTTTGGCGGGATGGGCTCTATAgtctcgtcgtcgaattcgggcagtagtgtGCGCTTTgagtagctctttgtgtggcgatcaccaCCGTATATTtcgtcagtgtcgagcacttttttccatctgtggttgagcgtatcctgcgcggctttaagtcgttgcttctgcttcttcaagctcctcgtggTAGCAATAATCCTTttgtggaggtgctcttgttccaagtgcttttccgggatgatgggtgcatcgttgtccggactgttctcctctccggagacaggtttataaattttgtcttcggcatcgctgtgatcaGACAGCGGCCCCGGACTGTGTTTGCCGTCCCCTGGCTTATCCTGCTCCATCGTTGGGCCTACGGGGTCGTCGTTGTCTTTAGCGTcgtccggggtattattctttcttgtgccggtatcgttgtttttgctatggcgggcttTAGAGCGACGCCGCTCACGTCGGCGCTTtgtttgcttctcaaggggattatcctccgttgcatcatcaccattgctttctttgggtgtgttcaccatatatatatatatatatatatatatatatatatatatatatatatatatatatatatatatatatatatatatatatatcttatgaTGAGGTGTCTTTCCAGCGCCCTGGGGGTGGTGGTTCCCGTttttctcccgcatcatcgtccatgccgttgatgtcttcggagtcgaaatcaagcgtgtcggttaagtcatcgatagtggctattaagtgggtggtgagtgggtaacgaattccttcgtcatccgcttcccaatcaaaccagacatagttcggccaagagtctcctgacatggagagagattttaacgagttcagtacgtcgcccaagggcgagtgctgaaagatattcgtggagctaaactccatgatcggtgcccggtCAGATCCGATGGGAACGGATGcgtgcggttcggagcctatggccggagacgagtccgagggtccgatgacacagacctccttggaagtgaaatctgtgttcggctctatcgccgcagagtgtgtggcttccatggcggggtccatcctcccgtccttggatggcacgatctgctctgaaTTTAAAGCCAGTGCAGCTGTAGGTGTGATCTCTTGAACAACTTCCGATGGcatatctaagtcatgctcatcacgACTGTAGGGCGCAcctatcatgggctcgaatccatcaaagatcaagtctccgcggatgtcggcaatgtagttcaggcttccaaacctgacctgatggccaggggcgtagctatcgatctgctccagatggccaagcgagttggcctagagtgcgaagccgccaaatacgaagatctgtccggggaggaaaacgtTACCCTGGAttgcatcattgtagatgattgcaggagccatcaggccttatggtgacgacacaatggaactctcaatgaaagcaccaatgtcggtgtcaaaaccggcggatctcggttaggggtcccgaactgtgcgtctaaagctaatggtaataggaggcgggggacacaatatttacccaggttcgggccctctctatggaggtaataccctacttcctgcttgattgatcttgatgatatgagtattacaagagttgatctaccacgagatcgtagaggctaaaccctaggagctagcctatgattatgattgttgttgtcctacggactaaacccttcggtttatatagacacgagagggggctagggttacacaaagtcggttacagagaaggaaatctacatatccgaattgccaagcttgccttccatgcaaaggagagtcccacccggacacgggacaaagtcttcaatcttgtatcttcatagtccaacagtccagcaaaagcatatagtccggctatctgaggaccccctaatccaggactccctcagcgggagcTAGGCGGGAAGAACcctattccatcttcaagaagtcgccgctaaacccgggcatgggcagcccggcccgacgacTCGGCCCGAAAAACCCTGGCCGGGCCGAGCCGGGCTTgacattcgggccgggctcgggctttgttttgcagcccgaaagatagttcgggccgggctcgggcttcaatTTTTCTGTATTttgggccgggctttcgggcttcggggcGGGCTTGCACGTGCGCGTACTAAAAAGCAGCATttgggccgggctttcgggcttcgtgCTTGATTTCgtgccgggctcgggcttgaaaatatggagtatttcgggcttcgggccgggctcaggcttgtgaaatgaaggtcgggcttttacaagcccggcccggcccgacgtttgcccaggTTTAGTCGTCGCTGCCACATCTTCTTGAGCAAGgtacaaaacctaacaaaactctTGCAGGCAAGAGTCGGGATCCATCGCACCTCCATGGTCCATGGACCATAGGAGACGAGGCGGAcaggcggcggcgtcggcgagagGCAGGGAAACCCTAGAATAGAGTTCGCAGGAGGCCACAAGATAACAACCTACACACGATAACTAGTTAAGCAAGTaataaaaactactccctccgtttctaaatatatgtctcttaagatatttcaatatgaactacatatgtatatagacgtattttagaatgTAAATTAATTTATTTTACTCCATATGTAGTCAATAATGGAATCTCTAAAAgagcttatatttaggaatggagagtgTAGTAAAGTTAGGTTTAGAAACAACCGAAAGTGATGCACACAAAGATGTAATCTGAAGTCCACACTTCTGGGAAGTGTTAATCTACGTTGCAGAGGTGCGGCACAACGAATTCTCCTACGACAACGAATGTCTAGGGCCGGTCATGAGGTTTCGTTGGCTCGGGCGGACCTGAAGCTTGGGGTGCCTCATTATAAATGTCAAAATAACAATCCATATGCAATATCCAATATGTGGATAAATTGTTTTATACTTACTACCATAAAATTTtcttataacattccaaaatacaAAAGTTGATGATGATGGTATCAATATTAATGTGATCTAACAATTCCTTCTCAATGAAGAAGTTGGTCTTAAGGATTCTAACAATACATTTACTATGTGATTCATCAACTCATGTACTTATTTCCCCTTTTTCCGCTATCGAATACATACTCGTTAGATGATGTGACATTTTTTAAAGAAAGGTTAGTAATTAAACCTAGCACAAAGCTAATAGAATCATGAATTTATCGTACAAAATCAATTAGTTAGGGCAAAATAGCATAGACAAACCTGTCTGAGAGAGATGTCAATCGGATCCAAGCAGGATCACTGAAGACCAATGTCGACTGGATTCAAGAAGATTGTTGGAGACACCTCCACACACCTCCGTCCACACTAGTCGCACCGCTGGAGCAGAAATAGGACAGGATGAGCATCATTTAAATCTAGGACATTGCTTGGTCGCCCTAATTCGGACACTAAAACTACCTAAAGCAAGGATGGGATCCCTCCCACCGGGGCGGgacgcgggagggggggggggagggtttgccgCACCTCCCAGGGCCATAGGTCAGTTGGAGGGAGGACAGACCGGCGGTGGCGCCGACAAGGGGGCAGAAAAATCACTTGTGGAAGGAGAGGGGAACGTTTCATACGATGGCTATAGAAACATTATAGATTTGATGTACTCCCTCAGTTACAAAATACCATaggtctttttagatatttcaatatagactacatacgaagtaaaatgagtgaatgcatattctaaagtatgtctatatacatccgtatgtagttctattgaaatctttaaaaaagacttatatttagaaacagatggAGTAGTACAATATGAGTGCTTATTTCTAAGATCAAACCATCACTCTACTCATTAGCTCATAATTTAGCATCTCTTGCTGCGTGCGGTAATAATAATAGGACTAATCCACCCAATCATTGTGAGCACCAAAACGCATCCAAAAAACCCTTTGGCTTGTGATGTGACCTCCATTATTTTCCCTCCCTCCTTCCCGGACGACTCTCTTTCCTTGCCTTTAAAAGTCCATCTCTCCCGGTCTCTTCCGATGGCACAAGTTCGTACTGCTTGCACACCCACTACAGTCTCGGTGTATCGTCTCACTTGTCTTTACGTGGCAAGCCCGGGAGTTTCCCCTTCTTTTGCTTTACTTCTCTTTTTTCCTCTTTACTTTCAGAAATTTCTACTCTTTTCCATAAATCCTTTTTAGGGAACCTTCCTTTATGTATGCATACATGAAAGAGGGAATATGTCCACACCAAAAGAAAAGTTATAATAAAGAAATTATACTCGCACCGCTCGTTCGTCCTTTCTCCTTTTGTTAACAGTGCCCTTTTGTGTGTGTGGAGGCAGGGAGGCAGGCTGGTCCACCATGGAATTAGAATGAGTAAAAGTCAAATCCATATTGCACCATGCCAACAAGGCTGCCGAGTCATCCTATCACCCCTTTCTTTTCATGCTTTGCTACTCGTACTTTTCCCTCACTCACATGCATCTACAAGATTGATCACATGGATTCTAATCATGTCTATTACTACTAGAACTCTTTGTTTTCCCGTTTTATTGATGTTATTTACTGATGCATAAGAATACAGGTGAATAAAATGTAGAGTACGGCTGAAATGTGTGGTAAAATCAACCGTTCCTAatcaaccctagccaccgccgccgcccccactcTTCTACCCACCCGTTGCCGTCAGAGGACGCCGGTAGACAAAGCCCACACGGCTGACGGCTGCAGCGGGGTTGCCTTCTCGCGCAGGGGAGCGCTTCCTGATCGTATGACATGGTGGCTCTGGACGGTGTGGCGTACACGATGGAGCTTGGACGTCGGGACGGCGACCCTGGGCACTCTAGGAGGTGGCCCAGCTGTGGTGCTAGGTGACCGGCGGTGTCGGGCATGGACAACTTTCGATACTCAGATGTAGCAGTAAACCGTTGGCGACAACTCGACAGCCTAGTCGACGGTGGCAACACTAATGCGGTAGCACACAAAGTGATGCGTCAATAAGCTGGGGTGGTGCGCCTATAGCCTAAGGCGGCCATGGAGTTGACACCATGCCTCTGCGTCGTTGTCGTTGGCGACCTCTAGCACATTTACCCTGGAGCACGTGCTTGAGTTGAAGTTGCCAACGACATTTGGCTCTCCACGGTCTGTGATCGTTATGTGTTCGCAAGCATGGATTTGGGCGCATGGCGATATCCATGCCAAAGATATGCAAGTGAGCGATTGCCTCCGGGCAGGTATGTCATGGAGTGATTTATTAGTTTCCATGACCATGGTGTATTTGCCCCTCCATGTAGCATCCTCATCTTcaagagggggaggggggggggggcgagggggcAACACATGATAAACTTTGGCCTTGGTGATACTCGAGGGGTGTCGAACTTGGGGGAAAACCTGTGGCCGCACCTTGCCAGGATGGTGTTTACGCACGGCGTccttgttgaagacattgctttgCAGTCTACCCAGACGTGTTGTATGGGGTGAAGATGTGGCAGGTCGTTTCTTCCTTGAGGCGAGGCAGGCTGAAACCAACACAGATGTCCAACATCACCAAAACCAACCACGAGGACACCGCGAGTGATCAAGGTGGCGCCTTCATGAAGAAGAACGATATCGTCACCATCCGATCTAAAGAACCGGACCAAGGGTTTTCCATTTACTCGTCTAGGAGCAAATAACTAATTTTCTTTCAGTCTAAGCACCCTCTAAAAATATTCTTCATAGTTTTCTATTTTGCTCTACATCAGAACATTTCCTCCCGTAGTGCTCGACCCCCGTCTCATTATTAGTCATGGCACATGAACACAGACATTCCATCAGTTTTAATGCCAACGCAGTATGCAGCACACAATCAAGGCACCATCATCAGAGAGAACAAGTGATCAAGGTTTATCCACATTTATTTAGATAAAATGAGAAGCCAGCAACATTAATCAATGCAGATGTAGATAGAGCTCATGGGAAGTGGGGAATTGCATTCATGGCGCCGTCGTAGAGAGGGAGCAAGCCGGAGATGGAGCAAACTTGCCCTGCCGCCTACCTTGTCCCTCCTCCATGAGAATGCTACTCCAAGAGCCATCAATGGCTAATTCCCTACCTCCCCCCCCCTACAGGAACCGTCTTTTCCAGCCGCATTGCAAAATGACACCTTGTTTACTTCTCCCCCCTGGCCGGCTTCTCATTACGGCCTTCCCTGATCGCCGGCTGTTGTTCTACGGCGAGCTATAGGTAGTAGCTAGTCCGGCGCCGTGGCGCGGAGTTGGCATCTAACGCCAGGCGTCGCGGCTCTCCTCGTCCGGCGGAAGCATCAACGCCGTGGCGGTGGCGCGCTTGAGCGGCCGGCCGGGGGGCTCTGGGGAGGAGGACACGGAGACTGACCCCGGCCACGCAGCGGCGGCGCCGGACCGTGAGTCCGCGCTGCTGGACGAGCTCTCGCAGCTGAAGTATGCCGCCGCGCCGATCACGCCGATCGGGCTCAGCGGCGGCGAGTGCAGCCCCGCTGCCGCGCGCTTGCGCTTATTGTCGCCGCCGAAGCCCATgaagcccgccgccgcctccccggagAGGATCTTGACGCACTCCGCCACCTCATCCTGCATTGGTAAGCCCATCAGTTGAGCACAAACAGTGGCACTGGCACGAGTGTGCACGAAGACAGCTGGTAATAATGTGGCAACCGCTAACGACAAGTTTATGGTGCTGACCTCGGGGGCGTTGATGAGCGCCAAGAGCTCTGCGTCGCCGTCGCCACTGCCGTAGCCGGCCGTCGCGAGCAATGCCGCCGCAGCCCACGCCGACGGGCGGTACCGTGGCCAGCTCCAATCTGCCACGCGCGCAAAGTGAGAACGCGCTTGACGTAAAGATCGAGTCTTTTATTCTTGAGACAGCAATGCATGGACGGGGAAGAGCCATGAACCCACCTGGCATTACCGCGAGCAGGACGCTCTCGCACTGGCGCAGGCGCGCGGCGGCTAGGACGGGGTGGAGGAAGGAGAAGGGCGTGACGGGGTGCATCCGCCAAGCGAGCGCTGAGAGCACGAGGAGCTCCATCCGGCGCACCGTCTTGGCATCGAACACGTCGGCGTCGCCGGCGCTCTCGGCGGCGCAGAGCTGGAGGTCGAGGAGCACGGGCACCCGCGTCTCCTCCACCTTGGCGGCGAGCGCCACGCAGGCCACGGCGGCGAGCCGCGCCATCCACGGCTGGTCCCCGAGCCGCAGCACACCGCCGCTGAGGAAGCAACGGTCGAGGTACGCGGCGGCGAGCGCGGCCGTGAGGGCGGAGAAGCCCAGCCTGGCCGCCGCGCGCGTCGCCCACCCCACCGCTGCCTGCCTCCTCGCGTCGCCGCCGTACCCGTCGCCTCCCTCCTGCAGCAGCACCTCCTCCTTGCCCCTGAACACCTCGAACAGCGCCGGCAGGTCGTCGTCAAGAGCCACCGGTGGCTGCTGCTCCGGCCACTGCTCCTCGGCCGGCTCCTGGAACAGGTCGTGGTGCTCCTCTGGGCAGTACAGCGAGTCAACAAAGAGCGCGGCAAAGGCCATGGCTACAACGTGCTCTCGTGGGTACAGATTCAGTGACGTAACGGGGGATAAGTGGTGCTTGGTCCTGCTCAGGGCGCGGCGGGAACGGAAGAGGAGAGCGGCTCCCCTTCcatggcgaggcgaggcgaggta comes from Triticum aestivum cultivar Chinese Spring chromosome 5B, IWGSC CS RefSeq v2.1, whole genome shotgun sequence and encodes:
- the LOC123111479 gene encoding cyclin-D3-2: MAFAALFVDSLYCPEEHHDLFQEPAEEQWPEQQPPVALDDDLPALFEVFRGKEEVLLQEGGDGYGGDARRQAAVGWATRAAARLGFSALTAALAAAYLDRCFLSGGVLRLGDQPWMARLAAVACVALAAKVEETRVPVLLDLQLCAAESAGDADVFDAKTVRRMELLVLSALAWRMHPVTPFSFLHPVLAAARLRQCESVLLAVMPDWSWPRYRPSAWAAAALLATAGYGSGDGDAELLALINAPEDEVAECVKILSGEAAAGFMGFGGDNKRKRAAAGLHSPPLSPIGVIGAAAYFSCESSSSSADSRSGAAAAWPGSVSVSSSPEPPGRPLKRATATALMLPPDEESRDAWR